The following proteins are co-located in the Myroides profundi genome:
- the ilvC gene encoding ketol-acid reductoisomerase translates to MGQINFGGTLENVVTREEFTLDKAREVLKNEVLAVIGYGVQGPGQAQNLRDNKINVIVGQRKDSTSWDKAVADGWVEGETLFDIEEACQRGTIIMNLLSDAGQIHTWEAVKGNLSAGKALYFSHGFGVAFHQKTNIIPPAGVDVFLVAPKGSGTSLRTLFLEGCGLNSSYAIFQDATGRAQERALAVGIAIGSGYLFETTFEREAYSDLTGERGVLMGAIAGIFEAQYNVLRAKGHTPSEAFNETVEELTQSLMPLVADRGMDWMYANCSTTAQRGALDWKDKFRDATTPVFKELYESVASGREAEIVIKANSEKDYRAKLEEELKELRESELWQTGAEVRKLRPSQS, encoded by the coding sequence ATGGGACAAATTAATTTTGGAGGTACACTAGAGAATGTAGTGACTAGAGAAGAATTTACATTAGATAAAGCAAGAGAAGTATTAAAGAATGAAGTGTTGGCTGTTATTGGTTATGGAGTACAAGGACCAGGACAGGCACAGAATCTAAGAGATAATAAGATCAATGTGATCGTAGGGCAACGCAAGGATTCTACTAGTTGGGACAAGGCAGTAGCTGATGGATGGGTAGAAGGAGAAACGCTATTTGATATTGAAGAAGCTTGCCAACGTGGTACGATTATCATGAACCTACTATCAGATGCAGGACAAATCCATACATGGGAGGCAGTTAAAGGTAATCTATCAGCAGGTAAAGCATTGTATTTTTCTCATGGCTTTGGAGTAGCTTTTCATCAGAAAACGAATATTATTCCACCAGCAGGAGTAGATGTTTTTTTAGTAGCACCGAAAGGGTCAGGTACATCTTTACGTACATTGTTTTTAGAAGGATGTGGATTAAACTCGAGCTATGCTATTTTCCAAGATGCTACAGGTAGAGCTCAGGAGAGAGCTTTAGCCGTAGGTATTGCTATTGGTTCAGGTTATTTGTTTGAAACAACATTTGAGCGAGAAGCTTATAGTGATTTGACAGGAGAACGAGGAGTGTTAATGGGAGCTATTGCAGGTATTTTTGAAGCGCAATATAATGTACTAAGAGCAAAAGGACATACACCTAGCGAAGCATTTAATGAGACAGTAGAAGAGTTGACACAGAGTTTAATGCCTTTAGTAGCAGATCGAGGAATGGACTGGATGTATGCTAATTGTTCTACTACAGCACAGCGAGGAGCACTAGATTGGAAAGATAAGTTTAGAGATGCTACTACTCCTGTATTTAAAGAATTATATGAGAGTGTAGCTTCAGGAAGAGAGGCAGAGATTGTGATTAAGGCAAATAGTGAGAAAGACTATAGAGCTAAGTTAGAAGAAGAGTTAAAAGAATTAAGAGAGAGCGAACTTTGGCAAACAGGCGCTGAGGTAAGAAAACTAAGACCATCCCAATCATGA
- a CDS encoding LytR/AlgR family response regulator transcription factor, protein MSTIRCYILDDEPLAVALLSDYVQKSPQLELVGSSTSALTALTELQQLDVDLCFIDIQMPELTGLQIMNLLGRKTYFIITSAYNQYALEGYEHNVIDYLLKPITYERFFKSIQKASPIIQQNNIVTTPPKIDQENHLFIKTDGKHIKVLFNDLKYIEGLKDYLALHLVNERLITLCTLKEMEDKLPSHLFIRVHKSFIINKQHLDTIERNRLYIDKAIIPIGETYKKTVLGQLLKE, encoded by the coding sequence ATGAGTACTATCCGATGCTATATACTAGATGATGAGCCCTTAGCGGTAGCCTTACTAAGCGATTATGTACAGAAGTCTCCTCAGCTAGAGCTAGTCGGGAGTTCTACTTCTGCATTAACAGCTTTAACTGAATTACAACAGTTAGACGTAGACTTGTGCTTCATCGATATACAAATGCCTGAACTAACAGGGTTGCAAATCATGAATCTACTGGGTAGAAAGACCTACTTCATCATCACCTCAGCCTATAACCAATACGCATTAGAAGGGTATGAGCACAATGTAATCGATTATCTATTAAAACCGATTACCTATGAGAGATTCTTTAAAAGTATACAGAAGGCATCTCCCATTATACAACAGAATAATATAGTGACAACTCCTCCAAAAATAGATCAAGAGAATCACTTATTTATCAAAACAGATGGTAAACATATCAAAGTACTCTTTAATGATTTAAAATACATAGAAGGGTTAAAAGATTATTTGGCATTACATCTCGTGAACGAACGTCTTATCACACTATGTACTTTAAAGGAGATGGAAGATAAGCTACCTAGTCACCTATTTATCCGTGTACATAAATCCTTTATTATCAACAAACAACACTTAGATACTATAGAGCGCAATAGACTATATATAGATAAGGCCATCATCCCTATAGGAGAGACTTATAAAAAAACGGTATTAGGTCAACTCTTAAAAGAATAA
- the ilvN gene encoding acetolactate synthase small subunit, which translates to MKEEFTLSVFTENSIGMLTRITNVFTRRHINLDSLTVSESEVKQVFKYTVVFKSTQEQVDKLIGQLERLVEVFKVFAHKNSDIIYQELALYKVKTNLLSNTQVEQIIRESQARILSVDKDFIAIEKTGYIEEIENLFTQLSNYGVLEFTRSGRVAITKPMKYEELPLIRN; encoded by the coding sequence ATGAAAGAGGAATTCACATTGTCAGTTTTTACTGAAAATAGTATTGGGATGCTGACGAGAATAACCAATGTTTTTACGCGTAGACATATTAATCTAGATAGTCTTACAGTATCAGAATCTGAGGTAAAACAGGTTTTTAAATACACCGTAGTATTTAAAAGTACACAAGAGCAAGTCGATAAATTGATTGGTCAGTTAGAGCGATTAGTAGAGGTGTTTAAGGTATTTGCACATAAGAATAGCGATATTATTTACCAAGAGTTAGCACTTTATAAAGTAAAGACAAATTTATTGTCTAATACCCAAGTAGAACAAATTATTAGAGAGAGTCAAGCTAGAATATTATCAGTAGATAAAGATTTTATAGCCATAGAGAAGACAGGGTATATAGAAGAAATAGAGAACCTTTTTACTCAGTTGTCTAATTATGGAGTACTAGAGTTTACTCGCTCTGGTAGAGTAGCGATTACGAAGCCAATGAAGTATGAAGAGCTTCCTTTAATTAGAAATTAA
- a CDS encoding methylated-DNA--[protein]-cysteine S-methyltransferase produces MRQSTEQCIIDLQQLETPIGTIVVCATDKGICLLEFADIEGIQKEYDHLSKEKNAVIVPGENRHITLLKEELKKYFEGELITFSVALDLIGTAFQQQVWHGLLHIPYGETKSYKEQSEYLQIPKSIRAVANANGMNRIAIIIPCHRIIGTDGSLTGYRGGIWRKKFLLELENKDYNAGNQLTLEF; encoded by the coding sequence ATGAGACAAAGTACAGAACAATGTATTATAGATTTACAACAACTAGAAACTCCTATCGGTACTATCGTGGTCTGTGCTACAGATAAGGGAATTTGTTTATTAGAGTTTGCTGATATAGAGGGAATACAGAAGGAGTATGATCATCTTAGTAAAGAGAAGAATGCCGTGATTGTACCTGGAGAGAACAGACATATTACCCTGTTGAAAGAGGAGTTGAAGAAGTACTTTGAAGGAGAACTGATTACTTTTAGTGTTGCTTTAGATCTAATAGGAACAGCATTCCAACAACAGGTGTGGCATGGGCTTCTTCATATCCCTTATGGAGAAACAAAGTCTTATAAAGAACAATCGGAATATCTACAGATTCCTAAGAGTATCAGAGCTGTAGCGAATGCGAATGGAATGAATAGAATAGCTATTATCATCCCATGCCATCGAATAATAGGTACTGATGGTAGCCTGACAGGCTATAGAGGAGGGATTTGGAGAAAGAAATTCTTATTAGAACTAGAGAATAAAGATTATAATGCAGGTAATCAATTGACTTTAGAATTCTAA
- a CDS encoding Type 1 glutamine amidotransferase-like domain-containing protein, whose translation MFLSSSFCDVVSLFSDFAIEEVKGKKVTFIPTASIVEEYVGHVENDKRAFESLGIIVDVLELSTASNNVIKEKITTNDYIFVSGGNSFYLLQILKETGADQLIKEQVSNGKLYIGTSAGSVVMCPDIQYIEAMDDKSFAPKLTEYKAMGMIDQYPLVHYGCEPFTAVAEQVYQEYKDKLPLVLLTNHQVITVRGGELGVLTV comes from the coding sequence ATGTTTTTAAGTTCCTCATTCTGTGATGTTGTTAGCCTATTTAGTGACTTTGCAATTGAAGAGGTGAAAGGAAAAAAGGTAACCTTTATACCTACTGCGAGTATAGTAGAAGAATATGTTGGTCATGTAGAGAATGACAAAAGAGCTTTCGAAAGTTTAGGGATCATCGTAGATGTATTAGAGTTAAGTACAGCAAGCAATAACGTAATTAAAGAAAAAATCACTACCAATGATTATATCTTTGTTTCAGGAGGTAATTCTTTCTATTTGTTACAAATATTAAAAGAAACAGGTGCTGATCAGTTGATTAAAGAACAAGTGTCTAATGGAAAGTTATACATAGGAACTTCTGCAGGTAGTGTCGTGATGTGTCCTGATATTCAATATATAGAAGCAATGGATGACAAATCATTTGCCCCTAAGCTGACAGAATACAAGGCGATGGGAATGATAGATCAATATCCTTTAGTGCATTATGGATGTGAACCTTTTACAGCAGTAGCAGAACAAGTATACCAAGAGTATAAAGATAAATTGCCTTTAGTATTGTTAACTAATCATCAAGTAATAACTGTTCGAGGAGGAGAATTAGGGGTATTGACTGTATAA
- a CDS encoding DUF5694 domain-containing protein gives MKTKLFSLLAMCLLGGQIVNAQINEDLKLEKRIPVLNMGTFHMGFTSDSNKTEFDENDAKNKAMVHEVARAIAEFKPTVIVLEQKANTMDVLNELYQSYIKDPNIKIVDPNEVHLLGFELGRLAGVKKLYGIDYSKGYNYMVNKNIPEYNDKALYEDYINVVLRQLRASDEGSNVQKMLYNTNTKKSLDAYINLNADMLTHVSSPGKSEGADEAAKYYHRNLIMYSNLNQIPLTENDRVFILMGASHTAFFNMWLERSPKYELVNTLDYLEKFK, from the coding sequence ATGAAAACTAAATTATTCAGTTTATTAGCGATGTGCTTATTAGGAGGACAAATAGTAAATGCTCAAATAAATGAGGACCTAAAATTAGAGAAACGTATTCCTGTATTGAATATGGGAACTTTTCATATGGGATTTACATCAGATTCAAATAAGACTGAATTTGATGAGAATGACGCTAAGAATAAAGCGATGGTACACGAAGTGGCAAGAGCCATAGCAGAGTTTAAACCTACGGTAATTGTATTAGAGCAAAAGGCAAATACTATGGACGTTTTAAATGAATTATACCAATCGTATATAAAAGATCCTAATATAAAAATAGTTGACCCTAATGAAGTTCATTTATTGGGATTTGAATTAGGAAGATTAGCAGGAGTGAAGAAATTATACGGTATAGATTATAGTAAAGGATATAACTATATGGTAAATAAAAATATCCCTGAGTATAATGACAAAGCGTTATATGAGGATTATATAAACGTTGTTTTAAGACAATTAAGAGCTAGTGATGAAGGTTCTAATGTGCAAAAGATGTTATATAATACGAATACAAAGAAATCATTAGATGCTTATATCAATCTGAATGCTGATATGCTGACTCATGTGTCTTCACCAGGCAAGTCTGAAGGAGCAGATGAAGCTGCAAAGTACTATCACCGTAACTTAATTATGTATTCTAACCTAAATCAGATACCATTAACTGAGAATGATAGAGTATTTATCTTAATGGGTGCATCTCATACAGCATTCTTTAATATGTGGTTAGAGCGCAGTCCTAAGTACGAATTAGTAAATACACTAGACTATCTAGAGAAGTTTAAGTAA
- a CDS encoding dual specificity protein phosphatase family protein, translating into MAKEEITPTFKQRTKTMLLCYAVFIILYMMAQYYSVYRALDWSVTLAIDHYIPFIEWMIIPYSTSGLFFLLVFYWVDSIYQLRLLTKRMLAVTIVAFIGFIAFPIQFTVERPLHTVALFTPLFDFITTWDTHYNQAPSLHVAYAVVFMTVVEHTRRFKVFTKVFLHIWLVLVALSTLFVYQHHTIDLITAILVCLGTFIFLPNKEKALYLNIKKGLIYFVLATILLGIVCYSLEHYTSILLLWIATNLIYIGTAYIQNNIYFIKDKQGQISLWKYLALLPYITTYYILRRLNKVYYPVEVKEMIPQLYIGSLLSSKEASAHFDSSEVITYDLSAEMKENSYLLHHSAYHFYPLLDIGQANQEYIQRIVTNIINAYQNKKNNTVIYIHCAMGLSRSMTIAALVYAYYTDCTQKDAQTYIQSINQNAIFKL; encoded by the coding sequence ATGGCAAAAGAAGAAATAACTCCTACTTTTAAACAACGAACCAAAACAATGCTTCTCTGTTATGCTGTCTTCATTATTTTATATATGATGGCACAGTATTACTCTGTATATAGAGCATTGGATTGGTCTGTCACCTTAGCGATAGATCACTATATCCCGTTTATAGAATGGATGATCATTCCCTATAGTACTAGTGGGCTGTTCTTCTTACTCGTTTTTTATTGGGTAGATTCTATTTATCAATTGAGATTACTGACTAAGCGTATGTTAGCAGTCACTATAGTCGCTTTTATTGGGTTTATTGCATTCCCTATTCAGTTTACAGTAGAGAGGCCTTTGCATACAGTGGCTTTGTTTACCCCCCTTTTTGACTTTATCACGACATGGGATACACATTATAATCAAGCTCCATCACTACATGTAGCCTATGCAGTTGTGTTTATGACTGTTGTAGAACACACTAGAAGATTTAAGGTATTTACCAAAGTCTTCTTACATATCTGGCTTGTCTTAGTAGCGCTCTCTACACTATTTGTCTATCAGCATCACACCATTGATTTGATCACAGCCATTCTAGTTTGTTTAGGCACTTTTATCTTTCTACCCAACAAAGAGAAAGCCCTGTACCTCAATATTAAAAAAGGATTGATATACTTTGTTTTAGCGACTATACTATTGGGTATTGTTTGTTATTCACTTGAGCACTATACCTCTATTTTATTGCTTTGGATAGCGACTAACCTTATCTATATAGGCACAGCTTATATTCAAAACAATATCTATTTTATCAAAGATAAACAAGGACAGATTAGCTTGTGGAAATACCTTGCTCTACTGCCTTATATCACAACTTATTATATTCTGAGAAGACTGAACAAAGTCTATTACCCTGTAGAAGTCAAAGAGATGATCCCTCAGCTCTATATCGGGTCTTTACTTTCTTCTAAAGAAGCTTCAGCTCATTTTGATTCAAGTGAAGTGATAACGTATGACCTATCTGCTGAAATGAAAGAGAACAGCTATTTATTACACCATTCTGCCTATCACTTTTATCCGCTTTTAGATATAGGACAGGCTAATCAAGAATATATTCAGCGTATTGTAACAAATATTATTAACGCTTATCAAAATAAAAAAAACAATACTGTAATCTATATACACTGTGCTATGGGACTGTCTAGAAGCATGACTATAGCCGCCTTAGTTTACGCTTATTACACAGATTGTACACAAAAAGATGCACAGACATATATACAATCTATTAATCAAAACGCTATCTTTAAATTATAA
- the ilvA gene encoding threonine ammonia-lyase IlvA, which yields MNLLTKVYQAQQNIARVVTQTPLIKNLNLSTVYQADIYLKREDLQPVRSYKLRGAYNKVTTLTPDEQFGGVVCASAGNHAQGVAFACHHLDIHATIFMPITTPKQKINQVKLFGKDKVDIVLRGDTFDACYAEASLYCKENKAVFIHPFDDEEVIAGQGTVALEVLQAMKEPIDYVFVPIGGGGLAAGVSTVFKHLSPHTHIVGVEPAGAASMQTSIQENVNTALNTVDTFVDGAAVKRVGDLNFAICKESLHDVITVAEGKVCTTILKLYNEEALVVEPAGALSIAALDLYKDKLVGKKVVCVVSGSNNDITRTEEIKERSLLYEGLKHYFIVNFPQRPGALKEFVNEVLGEDDDITYFQFSKKNNRERGPAVVGIELANRLDYDHLIKQLEKHNFNYQYLNDNEALFTHLVG from the coding sequence ATGAACTTATTGACAAAAGTATATCAAGCACAACAAAATATTGCACGAGTCGTCACCCAGACTCCTTTAATAAAAAACCTAAACCTAAGTACAGTATATCAGGCAGATATCTATTTAAAAAGAGAAGATTTGCAACCTGTACGCTCTTATAAACTGAGAGGGGCATATAATAAGGTTACTACACTTACTCCAGATGAGCAGTTTGGAGGTGTGGTATGCGCTAGTGCGGGAAATCACGCGCAAGGAGTTGCTTTTGCTTGTCATCATTTAGATATTCACGCAACGATATTTATGCCGATTACTACTCCTAAACAGAAGATTAATCAGGTTAAACTCTTTGGTAAAGATAAAGTGGATATCGTTTTAAGAGGAGATACATTTGACGCGTGTTATGCAGAAGCAAGCTTGTATTGTAAAGAGAATAAAGCTGTGTTTATTCATCCTTTTGATGATGAAGAGGTAATCGCAGGACAGGGTACTGTAGCATTAGAAGTATTACAGGCTATGAAAGAACCTATTGATTATGTGTTTGTCCCTATTGGAGGAGGAGGTTTAGCAGCAGGAGTCAGTACTGTATTTAAACATTTAAGCCCACATACTCATATAGTAGGAGTAGAACCAGCAGGAGCAGCATCTATGCAGACTTCTATCCAAGAGAATGTGAATACGGCATTAAATACAGTAGACACTTTTGTAGATGGGGCTGCTGTTAAGCGAGTTGGAGATTTAAACTTTGCTATCTGTAAAGAGAGTTTACACGATGTAATAACAGTAGCCGAAGGAAAGGTATGTACTACTATTCTCAAGCTTTATAATGAAGAAGCACTAGTGGTAGAACCAGCTGGAGCCTTGAGTATAGCTGCTCTTGATTTGTATAAAGATAAATTGGTGGGTAAAAAGGTGGTCTGTGTAGTAAGTGGAAGTAATAACGATATTACTCGTACAGAAGAGATAAAAGAACGCTCACTCTTATATGAAGGGCTAAAGCATTATTTCATCGTTAACTTTCCACAACGCCCAGGAGCATTAAAGGAGTTTGTGAATGAAGTACTCGGGGAAGATGATGATATCACTTATTTTCAGTTTTCCAAAAAGAATAATAGAGAAAGAGGCCCTGCGGTAGTAGGGATAGAATTAGCCAACAGACTCGATTATGATCATCTGATTAAACAATTAGAGAAACATAATTTTAATTATCAGTATTTAAATGATAATGAAGCACTATTTACTCATTTAGTTGGCTAG
- a CDS encoding sensor histidine kinase, producing the protein MQPIEVLSRKKEIQLHLILWLIIIYTRYVHVDYKAPYFFSFTDFSLFNNTFIIIFATIFYFHYLFIMPRIIQKFSWKRVFLGWAISFVFFVVIRAFIEQLLTVWIWGIQNYFVGTPTWYYIFDNIYFSLAPIFIASVTYIIIHLVRSLQLNQIIKQEKNEVELRFLKSQINPHFVFNTLNNIYSLVYQKSEQALPAIDKLSQLMRYMTYETDTDHIELQKEINYIQDFIDLEKMRIAGQTNIIVYIDIENPSLLIPPLLLLPFIENGFKHGILTDQEHPFTITIKQHNNLLEIHTQNKTNNYNKDKTSGIGLANIHKRLDLQFPNKHTLNITEEENIFTCQLSIEL; encoded by the coding sequence ATGCAACCTATAGAAGTGCTATCTAGAAAAAAAGAAATACAATTACACCTAATTTTATGGCTTATTATCATTTATACTAGATATGTACATGTTGATTATAAAGCTCCTTATTTCTTTAGTTTTACAGACTTCTCCTTATTTAATAATACATTTATAATCATATTCGCAACCATCTTTTACTTTCATTATTTGTTTATAATGCCGCGTATTATACAGAAATTTAGTTGGAAGAGAGTATTCTTAGGTTGGGCTATATCATTTGTGTTTTTTGTTGTTATAAGAGCTTTTATAGAACAACTACTTACTGTCTGGATATGGGGTATACAGAATTACTTCGTAGGTACACCTACATGGTACTATATTTTTGACAATATCTACTTCAGCCTAGCTCCTATCTTTATTGCTTCAGTTACTTACATTATTATCCACTTAGTACGCAGTCTACAATTAAATCAGATCATAAAACAAGAAAAGAATGAAGTAGAATTGCGTTTTTTAAAATCACAGATAAATCCTCATTTCGTCTTTAATACACTAAATAATATCTATTCTTTAGTCTATCAGAAGTCTGAACAGGCGCTTCCTGCTATAGATAAACTAAGTCAACTCATGCGATACATGACTTATGAAACGGATACAGATCACATAGAACTTCAAAAAGAAATCAACTATATACAAGATTTTATTGACCTAGAGAAGATGCGTATCGCAGGGCAGACGAATATAATCGTGTATATCGATATAGAAAACCCTAGTCTACTCATTCCTCCATTATTGCTATTGCCTTTTATCGAAAATGGTTTTAAACATGGAATATTGACAGATCAAGAACATCCTTTTACAATTACGATTAAACAGCACAATAACCTACTTGAAATACATACTCAGAACAAGACTAACAATTATAACAAGGATAAAACTAGTGGAATAGGTCTAGCCAATATCCATAAACGCTTAGATTTACAATTTCCGAATAAACATACCTTGAATATTACAGAAGAAGAGAATATCTTTACTTGCCAACTATCCATTGAATTATGA
- a CDS encoding bifunctional alpha/beta hydrolase/class I SAM-dependent methyltransferase, which translates to MIEGTFTSFDNAAIFYRAWNYKEGQKTMIVLHRGHEHSARLAEFAQSAPFANYNVFSFDFRGHGYTEQEVSPNFMDYVRDLDAFAHYLHQTYQVHYHDTFVVANSIAGVIASAWVHDYAVPIAGMALLAPAFSIKLYVPLAKEMIALGTKFKPDMIVTSYVKSKVLTHEKDQQVAYDSDPLITKFINGRMLVDLLDAGKRIVDDAAAITVPTIVFSAGKDYVVKNKWQQRFFHNLSSDLREFKTLKESFHGILFEKGREQVYKDIAKFMEKSFTAPKVKINLKADKFTTDEYYQMLFGLLPSVELLSYKIQKKLLGVIGPLSEGMRLGLLYGFDSGISLDYVYKNTPQGKLGFGKIMDKNYLNAIGWAGIRQRKVHLLQQIDKQIALLQEQGQPIKILDVAGGTGNYLFDIKAKYPDAEIVVNDFKRSNIEVGEAYIKQHNLTGIRFTNYDCFDLNTYPLFNFEPNITIISGIFELFDDNDMICNTIKGISSIATNNSVIVYTGQPWHPQLKTIAFVLKSHRDTDWVMRRRSQYELDKLFAYNSVFKQNMLIDNYGIFTVSVGKIVKS; encoded by the coding sequence ATGATAGAAGGAACATTCACTAGCTTTGATAATGCAGCTATATTTTATCGAGCTTGGAATTACAAAGAAGGACAAAAAACAATGATTGTCCTACATCGTGGACATGAGCATTCTGCTCGTTTAGCGGAGTTTGCACAGAGTGCTCCATTTGCTAATTATAACGTATTTAGTTTTGACTTTAGAGGGCATGGATATACAGAACAGGAAGTATCTCCTAACTTCATGGACTATGTGCGAGACCTAGATGCCTTCGCTCATTACCTACACCAGACCTATCAGGTACACTATCACGACACTTTCGTAGTAGCCAATAGTATCGCTGGGGTAATCGCTAGTGCATGGGTACATGACTATGCTGTACCTATCGCAGGTATGGCTCTACTAGCTCCTGCATTCTCTATTAAATTATACGTTCCTTTGGCTAAAGAAATGATAGCCCTTGGTACTAAGTTTAAGCCAGATATGATTGTGACAAGTTATGTAAAGTCTAAGGTATTAACCCATGAAAAAGATCAACAAGTAGCTTACGATAGTGACCCGTTAATCACGAAGTTTATCAATGGGCGCATGCTTGTAGACTTATTAGATGCGGGAAAACGCATTGTAGATGATGCAGCTGCCATCACTGTACCTACTATTGTCTTCTCAGCCGGGAAAGACTATGTAGTAAAGAACAAATGGCAACAACGCTTCTTTCACAATCTAAGTAGTGACTTAAGAGAGTTTAAAACACTAAAAGAAAGCTTCCATGGTATCTTATTTGAAAAAGGAAGAGAACAAGTGTATAAAGACATCGCTAAGTTTATGGAGAAGAGTTTTACTGCTCCTAAAGTAAAAATCAACCTCAAAGCGGATAAGTTTACCACTGATGAGTACTACCAAATGTTATTTGGTCTATTGCCATCTGTCGAATTGCTATCTTATAAAATCCAGAAGAAACTATTAGGCGTAATAGGTCCTCTATCAGAAGGAATGCGATTAGGACTGTTATATGGTTTTGACTCTGGTATCTCTCTAGACTATGTGTATAAAAACACACCTCAAGGAAAGCTAGGCTTCGGTAAAATAATGGATAAGAACTACCTCAACGCTATCGGATGGGCAGGTATCCGCCAACGAAAAGTTCATCTATTACAACAAATAGACAAACAAATAGCCCTGTTACAAGAACAAGGACAACCTATCAAGATACTAGACGTAGCAGGAGGTACTGGTAATTACTTATTTGACATTAAGGCAAAATACCCTGATGCAGAAATAGTAGTTAATGACTTTAAACGTTCGAATATTGAAGTAGGTGAAGCTTATATCAAACAGCACAATCTAACTGGTATTCGCTTTACGAACTATGATTGTTTTGATCTAAACACCTATCCTCTATTCAACTTTGAACCGAATATTACTATCATTTCAGGTATTTTTGAATTATTTGATGATAACGATATGATCTGTAATACAATCAAAGGAATAAGTAGTATAGCGACTAACAACAGCGTGATTGTTTACACAGGACAGCCTTGGCACCCACAATTAAAAACAATTGCCTTTGTACTAAAGAGTCACAGAGATACAGACTGGGTGATGCGTAGACGATCTCAGTATGAACTTGATAAACTATTCGCATATAACAGCGTGTTTAAACAGAATATGTTAATCGATAACTATGGTATATTCACAGTATCCGTAGGTAAGATTGTCAAGTCATAA